The bacterium sequence AGTATAGAACCTTTTTTCGCCAGTTGATTCTACAAGCTTCAACAATTCTTCCTGAACAGAACGACCAGCAACATCTCTGTCAGACAAATGACCCATAGGTGTTTTTGCTGATATCTTGTCTATCTCATCTATAAAAACAATTGCCTTTTCTGCTTTTTTCTTGTCTTGATTTACCATATCCAACAAAGAAAAGATTATGTTAGTAACATTCCCACCCACATATCCAGAACAAGTGAAGTCATTTGCACTACAACAATATACTGGAACATTAATATATTCTGCGAGAGATTTTACCAGATACGTTTTTCCGCTTCCCGTAGGACCCGCAAGCATTACATTACACTTCCGTATTGAGGTGCGTCCAGAATAATGTCTATATGCCAATGTGCTTAATACTCTTTTTACATACTCCTGACCAATAACTTTTTTAGACAAGTGATCATATATATCCTTTACAGGAGGAACGTTAAAGGTAACCTCGGGAGTAGCAACTATTTTGGGTTCCTCCTCTTTACAACAATTTATTCTATCAAAATATATCTTACTCAATGCTAAGCGATTATAATTCCATGACAAAGAAGGATAGTCTGAAATAAGAACTTCTTTTTTACACAATTTGGATGTATGATTTAAATATTTTATTTTTATCTCAAATGTCTTCACACTGTCGTTATTACCAAGATACGTAAGAATATCTTCTACTCCACCGGTCATACCTGCGCTCTTTATCCCGTAAAAATAGTAGAGTAACATTCTCTCATACTTATCAAGAGATAAATCTCTAATAATGTTTATGAGAGGATACTGAGTGGAGCCATCTTCTTTTAACCTTTCAACTGTGTAATCGATTTTTTCTAAATTCTCGCCAAATGAAGATGAAGTTGAAATATTTGTAGAATAAGGTCCCCTCGCTACCTTCTTTGCTACCTCTTCGCACGAACTTAATATTTCTAAATATGCTCTGTCCATTTCATACTCCTTTTTATTATAATGTGTTAAATTTGTAATCCTTACCTTTATATC is a genomic window containing:
- a CDS encoding AAA family ATPase, with product MDRAYLEILSSCEEVAKKVARGPYSTNISTSSSFGENLEKIDYTVERLKEDGSTQYPLINIIRDLSLDKYERMLLYYFYGIKSAGMTGGVEDILTYLGNNDSVKTFEIKIKYLNHTSKLCKKEVLISDYPSLSWNYNRLALSKIYFDRINCCKEEEPKIVATPEVTFNVPPVKDIYDHLSKKVIGQEYVKRVLSTLAYRHYSGRTSIRKCNVMLAGPTGSGKTYLVKSLAEYINVPVYCCSANDFTCSGYVGGNVTNIIFSLLDMVNQDKKKAEKAIVFIDEIDKISAKTPMGHLSDRDVAGRSVQEELLKLVESTGEKRFYTDSYPRTSCTLNIENILWITAGAFSDINNISQVSTTSTIGFCPETTVHKKSQRITTDDLQKYGMIPEFLGRFPNVVTLYSLTANDMVNIMKYSQDTPLKGYIEYFANYGINLSFSNDVLEDIASNALRRKLGARGLSSVLEELLNPYMYEVEIGNLPPGNLSINKEILERCFASMS